One window of the Pyrus communis chromosome 17, drPyrComm1.1, whole genome shotgun sequence genome contains the following:
- the LOC137723709 gene encoding probable sugar phosphate/phosphate translocator At3g11320 has translation MSAAIQWTTVGMVAAWYGSNIGVLLLNKYLLTNYGFRFPIFLTLCHMTACSVLSYVAIAVMKVAPLQSVKSKVQFAKISGLSVVFCFSVVCGNVSLKYLPVSFNQAVGATTPFFTAVFSFLIIKKREATLTYAALIPVVAGVIVASGGEPSFHLFGFVMCITATAARAFKSVLQEILLSSDGEKLNSMNLLLYMAPIAVAFLLPATLLMEQNVVGITIELARKDIKLIWYLLFNSSLAYFVNLTNFLVTKHTSALTLQVLGNAKGAVAVVVSILIFKNPVSFIGMVGYALTVLGVILYSEAKKRYTSIHL, from the exons ATGTCGGCGGCGATCCAATGGACGACGGTCGGGATGGTCGCCGCCTGGTACGGCTCCAACATCGGTGTCCTGCTTCTGAACAAGTACCTGCTCACGAACTACGGCTTCCGGTTTCCGATTTTTCTGACGCTCTGCCACATGACGGCTTGTTCGGTGCTCAGCTACGTCGCCATAGCTGTGATGAAGGTGGCCCCACTGCAGAGCGTGAAGTCAAAGGTTCAGTTCGCCAAGATCTCCGGGCTCAGTGTCGTTTTCTGCTTCTCCGTCGTTTGCGGTAACGTGTCGCTCAAGTACCTTCCCGTGTCGTTTAATCAGGCCGTCGGCGCCACCACCCCCTTTTTTACCGCCGTTTTCTCGTTTTTGATCATCAAGAAAAGGGAGGCGACGCTTACTTATGCCGCACTCATTCCTGTTGTTGCAGGTGTCATCGTTGCTAGTGGG GGAGAACCAAGCTTCCATCTTTTCGGGTTTGTTATGTGTATTACAGCTACAGCTGCAAGGGCATTCAAATCGGTGCTTCAAGAAATTTTGCTTTCCTCTGACGG TGAAAAACTGAACTCTATGAACCTGCTGTTGTACATGGCGCCAATAGCAGTGGCGTTCTTGCTTCCTGCAACCCTGTTGATGGAGCAAAATGTGGTCGGAATCACAATCGAACTTGCTCGGAAAGATATCAAACTTATTTGGTACCTCCTTTTCAATTCTTCCTTGGCGTATTTCGTCAACTTGACCAATTTCTTGGTCACCAAGCATACAAGTGCTTTGACCCTTCAG GTGCTAGGGAATGCAAAAGGGGCAGTTGCTGTGGtggtttcaattttgatatttaaAAATCCAGTGTCATTCATAGGGATGGTGGGTTATGCACTCACTgtccttggagttattttgtacAGTGAAGCCAAGAAGAGGTATACTTCAATCCATCTCTAG
- the LOC137722742 gene encoding F-box/LRR-repeat protein At3g26922-like isoform X2, protein MARKRKLQAPTSCESEGTCSESGMDRFSDLPEEVVHRILSFLNFKDLTRVGAVSKECKRFRLSVPVVNFGTDERTGIKKVDLARMMTSFDRYLLDRGQNRMQRVCISLSVCKSETTKKVSDDHSRVLKWIRDAVRCNVEELDLYFSHRVSSTFSWPSFIFHSQSLRSLSVSSGVSILEVVQAPSLSFSSNLHYLSLSSVKIVDDRVFKWISCCCKCLKELRLISINGIPNISIESSSLVNFYVFNCGDIHLIISGQKLEYIDMDWGGYDASTSRKSTISNTSLKIFAPNLKTLKWKGELRNSQSLGNLKSLEEVEIFLAPLKNEFDKVLEVLCSICTAKVMTINEETVKALYKEGSTTTLILDNILNLSIHCENLNNRLVPAMVSLLRRMPNLNILCIKTSCENLTPEKASLSSNECWKLQNLVFIHQLKEASHFGNEYWKLQNLAFHSPAQGGKHREFLWV, encoded by the exons ATGGCGCGCAAGCGTAAGCTCCAGGCACCTACAAGTTGTGAATCTGAAGGAACTTGTTCTGAAAGTGGAATGGACAGATTTAGTGATCTTCCGGAGGAAGTTGTTCATCGGATTCTTTCCTTCCTCAATTTCAAAGACCTCACTCGAGTGGGTGCTGTATCCAAAGAATGCAAACGATTTCGTCTCTCGGTTCCGGTGGTGAATTTTGGTACAGATGAGCGGACAGGCATAAAAAAAGTGGATTTAGCGAGGATGATGACTTCTTTTGATCGGTACTTGCTCGATCGTGGTCAGAACAGGATGCAGCGAGTCTGCATCAGCTTGAGTGTCTGTAAAAGTGAAACAACGAAGAAAGTTTCTGATGACCATTCTCGAGTACTCAAGTGGATTCGTGATGCAGTAAGGTGTAATGTTGAAGAGCTTGATCTCTATTTCTCACACCGTGTTAGTAGTACGTTCTCGTGGCCATCTTTCATCTTCCATTCTCAATCTTTGCGCTCTTTATCGGTGTCCTCAGGTGTAAGCATTTTGGAGGTTGTTCAAGCGCCGTCTCTATCCTTTTCTAGTAATCTCCATTACTTATCATTGAGTTCTGTTAAAATAGTAGACGATAGGGTTTTCAAATGGATCTCATGCTGCTGCAAGTGCCTTAAGGAATTACGTCTTATTTCTATCAACGGTATACCAAATATCTCCATTGAAAGTTCGTCGTTGGTTAACttttatgttttcaattgtGGTGACATACATCTTATTATATCGGGTCAGAAACTTGAATATATAGATATGGACTGGGGTGGTTACGATGCATCTACGAGCAGAAAAAGCACAATTAGCAACACATCATTGAAGATTTTTGCTCCAAATCTTAAAACTTTGAAATGGAAAGGCGAATTGAGGAATAGCCAAAGTCTGGGAAATTTAAAGAGTTTGGAAGAAGTTGAGATTTTCTTAGCGCCTCTGAAAAATGAGTTTGACAAAGTATTGGAGGTTCTTTGCAGTATATGTACGGCAAAAGTTATGACCATAAACGAGGAGACCGTTAAG GCTCTGTACAAGGAAGGTTCCACGACAACACTAATATTGGATAATATTTTAAACTTGAGCATACATTGTGAGAACTTGAATAACAGGCTTGTTCCTGCAATGGTCTCTCTTCTTAGGAGAATGCCTAATCTGAATATTTTGTGCATAAAGACTAGCTGTGAGAATTTGACTCCTGAAAAA GCAAGTCTCTCCAGTAATGAATGCTGGAAACTGCAAAACCTTGTTTTCATTCATCAGCTTAAGGAG
- the LOC137722742 gene encoding putative F-box/FBD/LRR-repeat protein At5g22610 isoform X1: protein MARKRKLQAPTSCESEGTCSESGMDRFSDLPEEVVHRILSFLNFKDLTRVGAVSKECKRFRLSVPVVNFGTDERTGIKKVDLARMMTSFDRYLLDRGQNRMQRVCISLSVCKSETTKKVSDDHSRVLKWIRDAVRCNVEELDLYFSHRVSSTFSWPSFIFHSQSLRSLSVSSGVSILEVVQAPSLSFSSNLHYLSLSSVKIVDDRVFKWISCCCKCLKELRLISINGIPNISIESSSLVNFYVFNCGDIHLIISGQKLEYIDMDWGGYDASTSRKSTISNTSLKIFAPNLKTLKWKGELRNSQSLGNLKSLEEVEIFLAPLKNEFDKVLEVLCSICTAKVMTINEETVKALYKEGSTTTLILDNILNLSIHCENLNNRLVPAMVSLLRRMPNLNILCIKTSCENLTPEKASLSSNECWKLQNLVFIHQLKEASHFGNEYWKLQNLAFIHQLKEVIIENSYGSNEIEFARYILERAQNLKKMVIVHRDDDAPSKVAGMVSRSKMISSASIFIQQDPHRIYRICGPGSYISYSGPDILKSGIVTMRS from the exons ATGGCGCGCAAGCGTAAGCTCCAGGCACCTACAAGTTGTGAATCTGAAGGAACTTGTTCTGAAAGTGGAATGGACAGATTTAGTGATCTTCCGGAGGAAGTTGTTCATCGGATTCTTTCCTTCCTCAATTTCAAAGACCTCACTCGAGTGGGTGCTGTATCCAAAGAATGCAAACGATTTCGTCTCTCGGTTCCGGTGGTGAATTTTGGTACAGATGAGCGGACAGGCATAAAAAAAGTGGATTTAGCGAGGATGATGACTTCTTTTGATCGGTACTTGCTCGATCGTGGTCAGAACAGGATGCAGCGAGTCTGCATCAGCTTGAGTGTCTGTAAAAGTGAAACAACGAAGAAAGTTTCTGATGACCATTCTCGAGTACTCAAGTGGATTCGTGATGCAGTAAGGTGTAATGTTGAAGAGCTTGATCTCTATTTCTCACACCGTGTTAGTAGTACGTTCTCGTGGCCATCTTTCATCTTCCATTCTCAATCTTTGCGCTCTTTATCGGTGTCCTCAGGTGTAAGCATTTTGGAGGTTGTTCAAGCGCCGTCTCTATCCTTTTCTAGTAATCTCCATTACTTATCATTGAGTTCTGTTAAAATAGTAGACGATAGGGTTTTCAAATGGATCTCATGCTGCTGCAAGTGCCTTAAGGAATTACGTCTTATTTCTATCAACGGTATACCAAATATCTCCATTGAAAGTTCGTCGTTGGTTAACttttatgttttcaattgtGGTGACATACATCTTATTATATCGGGTCAGAAACTTGAATATATAGATATGGACTGGGGTGGTTACGATGCATCTACGAGCAGAAAAAGCACAATTAGCAACACATCATTGAAGATTTTTGCTCCAAATCTTAAAACTTTGAAATGGAAAGGCGAATTGAGGAATAGCCAAAGTCTGGGAAATTTAAAGAGTTTGGAAGAAGTTGAGATTTTCTTAGCGCCTCTGAAAAATGAGTTTGACAAAGTATTGGAGGTTCTTTGCAGTATATGTACGGCAAAAGTTATGACCATAAACGAGGAGACCGTTAAG GCTCTGTACAAGGAAGGTTCCACGACAACACTAATATTGGATAATATTTTAAACTTGAGCATACATTGTGAGAACTTGAATAACAGGCTTGTTCCTGCAATGGTCTCTCTTCTTAGGAGAATGCCTAATCTGAATATTTTGTGCATAAAGACTAGCTGTGAGAATTTGACTCCTGAAAAA GCAAGTCTCTCCAGTAATGAATGCTGGAAACTGCAAAACCTTGTTTTCATTCATCAGCTTAAGGAG GCAAGTCACTTTGGTAATGAATACTGGAAACTGCAAAACCTTGCTTTCATTCATCAGCTTAAGGAGGTAATCATAGAGAATTCCTATGGATCTAATGAAATCGAGTTTGCAAGATATATTCTCGAGCGTGctcaaaatttgaagaaaatggtcATTGTTCATCGTGACGATGATGCTCCATCAAAAGTTGCTGGGATGGTGAGTAGGAGCAAGATGATTTCCAGTGCTTCCATTTTCATCCAGCAGGATCCACACAGGATTTACAGAATTTGTGGTCCGGGATCTTACATTTCGTATTCGGGACCTGATATATTGAAATCTGGGATAGTGACTATGAGATCTTAG
- the LOC137722068 gene encoding large ribosomal subunit protein eL13z-like translates to MLGFQRNLNQPLEFMLIIVGRIVLSRVFKLQADDSLAKEIANATQLQGPYLPIAREKPTVELVKVTNELKSFKAYDKLRVEKMNTRHIGARLKKAAKAEKEEKK, encoded by the coding sequence ATGCTGGGATTCCAAAGAAACTTGAACCAACCATTGGAATTTATGTTGATCATCGTAGGAAGAATCGTTCTCTCGAGGGTCTTCAAGCTACAGGCTGATGATTCTCTTGCAAAGGAAATTGCCAATGCCACCCAGCTCCAAGGCCCCTACCTTCCAATTGCACGTGAGAAGCCCACAGTTGAGCTTGTGAAGGTTACCAATGAGTTGAAATCATTCAAGGCATACGACAAACTTCGTGTGGAGAAGATGAACACACGCCATATTGGTGCTAGGCTCAAGAAGGCAGCAAAGGcagaaaaggaagagaagaaaTAG
- the LOC137722954 gene encoding mitochondrial uncoupling protein 1-like, with amino-acid sequence MVADSKSKSDISFAGTFASSAFSACFAEICTIPLDTAKVRLQLQKKAVAGDGVALPKYRGMLGTVATIAREEGLTALWKGIIPGLHRQCLYGGLRIGLYDPIKSFYCGGSDFVGDVPLTKKILAALTTGALAITVANPTDLVKVRLQAEGKLPPGAPRRYSGSLNAYSTIVRQEGVGALWTGIGPNIARNSIINAAELASYDQVKETLLKLPGFSDNVVTHLLSGLGAGFFAVCIGSPVDVVKSRMMGDSAYKNTMDCFLKTLKNDGPLAFYKGFIPNFGRLGSWNVIMFLTLEQVKKVVRNIESS; translated from the exons ATGGTGGCCGATAGCAAGTCCAAATCCGACATTTCTTTCGCCGGAACTTTTGCAAGCAGCGCCTTCTCCGCCTGTTTTGCTGAG ATTTGTACTATTCCGTTGGACACGGCTAAAGTCAGGCTTCAACTCCAGAAGAAAGCTGTTGCAGGTGATGGAGTGGCCTTACCTAAATACAGGGGTATGCTGGGCACAGTTGCTACCATAGCCAGGGAAGAAGGTCTGACGGCACTCTGGAAAGGAATTATACCTGGATTGCATCGTCAATGCCTATATGGAGGTTTAAGAATTGGGTTGTATGATCCT ATCAAGTCCTTCTATTGCGGAGGCAGTGACTTTGTTGGTGATGTTcctttaacaaagaaaatacttGCTGCCTTAACAACTG gtgcTTTAGCAATCACAGTGGCAAATCCAACTGATCTTGTGAAAGTTAGACTTCAAGCTGAAGGAAAATTACCACCTGGTGCACCAAGGCGTTATTCGGGATCACTGAATGCGTATTCCACCATTGTGAGACAG GAGGGAGTTGGGGCACTCTGGACTGGGATCGGACCCAACATTGCACGTAATTCTATTATTAATGCTGCCGAACTAGCCAGTTATGATCAAGTGAAGGAG ACACTTCTAAAACTTCCAGGGTTCTCGGATAATGTTGTCACTCATCTTCTTTCTGGTCTGGGGGCTGGTTTCTTTGCTGTCTGTATTGGCTCACCAGTTGATGTG GTTAAGTCAAGGATGATGGGAGATTCTGCTTACAAAAACACGATGGATTGCTTCCTCAAAACTCTGAAGAATGAT GGACCTTTGGCCTTTTACAAGGGCTTCATCCCAAATTTTGGACGGCTAGGATCGTGGAATGTCATCATGTTTCTAACCCTTGAGCAG GTTAAGAAGGTTGTGAGAAATATAGAGTCATCGTGA
- the LOC137723162 gene encoding E3 ubiquitin-protein ligase HAKAI homolog: MLIRLKSLTPTEGAAGAKHLPAETVTVACPDHLVLADLPVAKGIGAVTTTTLVKNVGRRSRRQLGERVHFCVSCDFPIAIYGRLSPCEHAFCLDCARSYSICYLCDERIQKIQTIKMMEGIFICAAPHCLKSFLKRGEFESHIHESHAYLLQPFAGKMDGNESESQNSKQCTVSESTARAPPRPLVSPGSNSQLYDREDKARLQQTREQSLPRPVMQPNPAPDFGQVQSNPPDPSRPPGFDRPAPLSLFHQQSYDSMGAPMQESGQFSDKQQGILSETPFSEYPPMHSIPPPNYAMPVNSNQVRMPLPFGLPFLVDGSQQVYGAPYEEMARQDSAPDVGPEQGSLLGFPPGSVGKMNFPASYPHSWNAGQAGAPFEAAAGGQGNADSFSNSAEPQGQTAFYQGEYGRNPGGMPFNSPQMSNTAMEQVQGGNIMDPRDGKGVLAAQPMSLPPPPPPPPHMSQLKRKFYQGDTG, from the exons ATGCTGATCCGGCTTAAGAGTCTTACACCAACAGAGGGTGCTGCAGGGGCAAAACACTTGCCAGCAGAGACTGTGACCGTTGCATGCCCTGACCACCTTGTACTTGCTGATCTTCCTGTGGCAAAGGGCATTGGTGCAGTAACCACCACTACTCTTGTCAAGAATGTAGGCCGCAGGTCCCGTCGCCAGCTTGGAGAACGCGTCCACTTTTGTGTTAGCTGTGATTTTCCAATTGCTATCTATGGACGCCTG AGCCCTTGTGAGCATGCTTTTTGTCTGGATTGTGCTAGGAGTTACTCAATATGCTATCT TTGCGACGAACGCATCCAGAAGATTCAGACAATCAAAATGATGGAGGGGATCTTCATTTGTGCAGCCCCTCACTGTCTGAAATCTTTTCTGAAGAGGGGTGAATTTGAATCTCATATCCATGAGAGCCATGCTTACCTTCTTCAGCCATTTGCAGGCAAAATGGATGGAAATGAATCAGAATCTCAGAATTCCAAACAATGTACAGTATCTGAATCCACAGCTCGAGCTCCACCAAGGCCATTAGTTTCTCCTGGTTCAAATTCTCAGCTCTATGATCGTGAGGACAAAGCTCGGCTTCAACAGACTAGAGAACAATCACTTCCAAGGCCAGTCATGCAGCCCAACCCAGCCCCAGATTTTGGGCAAGTCCAGAGTAACCCTCCAGACCCCAGTCGCCCCCCAGGCTTTGACAGGCCTGCTCCCCTCAGTCTCTTCCATCAACAAAGCTATGATTCAATGGGTGCCCCAATGCAGGAATCTGGCCAATTTTCTGATAAGCAGCAAGGAATTTTATCTGAGACTCCCTTTTCTGAATATCCACCCATGCATTCCATTCCACCCCCTAATTATGCAATGCCTGTTAATTCCAATCAAGTGCGGATGCCTCTTCCATTTGGCCTTCCCTTTCTAGTTGATGGATCCCAGCAAGTTTATGGTGCTCCCTATGAGGAGATGGCACGACAGGATTCCGCCCCAGATGTTGGACCAGAACAGGGGTCATTACTGGGTTTCCCCCCTGGTTCGGTAGGTAAAATGAACTTTCCAGCTAGTTATCCACACTCTTGGAATGCAGGACAAGCTGGTGCTCCTTTTGAAGCTGCAGCAGGGGGTCAAGGAAATGCAGATAGTTTCTCTAACTCTGCAGAGCCTCAAGGACAAACTGCATTTTATCAAGGAGAATATGGACGGAATCCTGGTGGTATGCCCTTCAATTCTCCGCAAATGAGCAACACCGCAATGGAACAAGTGCAGGGTGGTAATATCATGGATCCCAGGGACGGCAAGGGTGTTTTAGCAGCACAGCCAATGTCACTTCCTCCGCCACCTCCACCCCCACCTCACATGTCACAACTCAAACGTAAGTTTTATCAAGGCGATACAGGATGA